The Thermodesulfobacteriota bacterium genome includes a region encoding these proteins:
- the csm4 gene encoding type III-A CRISPR-associated RAMP protein Csm4, whose product MKTYNLKLTPLTSFQSIPSSDTLFGAICWGIKRLYGEEKLLEILQGFSTNKPKFVLSSSFPLLQNEPGTSVAFYSKPINQGLSSKDIEEIGRTAKEKKFKKAMVEVITKYKKFKKAEYLSESLFNDAVNGMPERALFEGYLSDKIKPTGSMLMRDSEYTAIFAEFDSKVYKASTVQKNYIDRLTMSTGEEGQTFYQQETYTSNIFNFHFLVMTDDTEFLLPVFKYLEDKGIGGNRSTGKGRFKIEIMGEKVLPNSSNSKTFASLSRYIPQADEIEWESDRNFYEVFPYRSKVDSEAEFKGEDIWKSKVMYLKEGSCLEAKVRKECYGRIPVVKEIDGYKIYQNGLTIPVFGNFGGIS is encoded by the coding sequence GTGAAAACTTATAACCTGAAACTTACACCGTTAACCAGTTTTCAATCAATCCCTTCATCCGACACACTCTTCGGGGCGATCTGTTGGGGAATTAAAAGATTATACGGGGAAGAAAAACTGCTCGAAATACTTCAAGGATTCAGCACCAACAAGCCTAAATTTGTTTTGTCCTCATCGTTTCCGCTGCTCCAAAATGAACCTGGCACATCAGTCGCCTTTTACTCGAAACCGATAAATCAAGGGCTTTCGTCTAAAGACATTGAAGAGATTGGTAGAACAGCAAAGGAGAAAAAATTTAAAAAGGCTATGGTAGAAGTTATCACAAAATACAAAAAATTTAAAAAGGCTGAATACCTTTCAGAAAGCCTTTTTAATGATGCTGTAAACGGAATGCCAGAGAGGGCGCTTTTTGAAGGCTATTTGAGTGACAAGATTAAGCCTACTGGTTCAATGCTCATGCGAGATTCGGAATACACAGCGATTTTTGCTGAGTTTGATTCAAAGGTTTATAAGGCATCTACTGTTCAAAAAAACTACATTGACAGGCTTACTATGTCAACAGGTGAAGAAGGTCAAACCTTTTATCAGCAAGAGACTTATACTTCAAATATTTTTAACTTCCATTTTTTGGTAATGACTGACGACACAGAGTTCTTATTGCCGGTCTTTAAATACCTGGAGGATAAAGGCATCGGTGGAAATCGCTCCACAGGCAAGGGGAGATTCAAGATAGAAATTATGGGAGAAAAGGTATTGCCAAATAGTAGCAATTCCAAAACATTTGCCAGCCTGTCAAGATATATCCCGCAAGCAGATGAGATTGAATGGGAAAGTGATAGAAATTTTTATGAGGTTTTCCCCTATCGTTCAAAGGTAGACTCAGAGGCAGAATTTAAAGGTGAAGATATTTGGAAATCAAAAGTTATGTATCTGAAAGAAGGTTCATGCCTTGAGGCAAAAGTAAGAAAGGAATGTTACGGTAGAATACCCGTCGTAAAAGAGATTGACGGTTATAAGATTTACCAGAATGGTCTTACGATTCCTGTATTCGGCAATTTCGGGGGTATATCATGA
- the csm5 gene encoding type III-A CRISPR-associated RAMP protein Csm5, producing the protein MKLQIKTLSPLHIGNGEKYNGLSYVVSGRRVLFYDSTEILENITSQYSKRFMEWIEQKSYEVERLEKQKRNEKDDQKRKNVNRLLRDAQKKLSLREFTENAIRDANIKNRFSKNFLYAVEVKSQVYDNVDIDCFIKQNNEPYIPGTEIKGAIRTCVLYNLLQKDIYWKWLKGEIESFKRKHENDLRQVSDKKGKWVNDIKKKLVDSMGKLEERLQAKLLRLDNNDAKYDLLKLLHIGDTDLKSPSQSLFISDVEVRGTRPLKSFQELCKKDQTFTCQGFKLDNNKVILDKLGFTDEQKWVSSDVKNLSQCCYDFSNRLIDEELAYQQYPQKIKARLVAIKNQNKPDSPVIRIGKNEGYLSLTVGLLVKERDKALYDKVLCHATKNTSYTGNFPKTRRIVNLENGDVDTCGWVKLQIVT; encoded by the coding sequence ATGAAACTGCAAATAAAAACACTTTCGCCTCTACATATCGGCAATGGGGAGAAATATAACGGGTTGTCGTATGTTGTCAGTGGTCGGAGAGTCTTGTTTTATGATTCGACAGAAATTCTAGAAAACATCACTTCTCAATACAGTAAAAGGTTTATGGAGTGGATCGAACAAAAAAGCTATGAAGTAGAACGGTTAGAAAAACAAAAAAGAAATGAAAAAGATGATCAAAAAAGAAAAAACGTCAACCGATTGCTTAGGGATGCTCAAAAAAAGCTGAGCCTGAGAGAGTTCACCGAAAACGCAATTAGAGATGCAAATATTAAAAATAGGTTTAGTAAAAACTTTCTTTATGCTGTAGAGGTCAAATCGCAAGTATATGACAATGTGGATATTGACTGTTTCATCAAGCAGAATAATGAGCCTTATATTCCCGGAACAGAAATAAAAGGGGCGATAAGGACATGCGTACTATACAACCTTTTACAAAAAGATATATATTGGAAATGGCTGAAAGGGGAAATAGAGAGCTTTAAGAGAAAGCATGAAAATGATTTACGGCAAGTATCTGATAAAAAAGGGAAATGGGTAAATGACATAAAGAAAAAACTGGTTGATAGTATGGGAAAATTAGAAGAACGGTTGCAGGCTAAACTGCTACGACTTGATAATAATGACGCTAAATATGACTTATTAAAACTGTTACATATTGGAGATACTGATTTAAAGTCTCCTTCACAAAGTTTATTCATCTCAGATGTTGAAGTCAGAGGTACACGACCTTTAAAATCATTTCAGGAACTATGCAAAAAAGACCAGACATTTACCTGTCAAGGTTTTAAGTTGGACAATAACAAAGTAATCCTTGATAAGCTAGGATTTACTGATGAACAAAAGTGGGTTAGCTCGGATGTAAAAAATCTATCCCAGTGCTGTTATGATTTTAGCAATAGACTGATTGACGAAGAACTTGCCTATCAGCAGTATCCTCAAAAGATAAAAGCTAGGCTTGTCGCCATTAAAAATCAAAATAAACCCGATAGCCCTGTCATTCGCATTGGCAAAAATGAAGGGTATTTAAGCCTCACCGTAGGGCTTCTTGTTAAAGAAAGGGATAAGGCACTTTATGATAAGGTCCTATGTCATGCTACAAAGAATACAAGCTATACAGGCAATTTTCCAAAAACAAGACGAATTGTTAATCTTGAAAATGGGGATGTAGATACATGCGGATGGGTTAAATTACAAATAGTTACATAA
- a CDS encoding nucleotidyltransferase domain-containing protein encodes MAAQKDKKLIKQIIENYLTLLKENNIPVWRIYLYGSYAKGDYREESDIDLAVFWDKENIDGFDEDVQLLKLTKKIDLRIEPHSFARTDFDKSDPYIREILQTGKRIV; translated from the coding sequence ATGGCTGCACAAAAAGATAAAAAACTGATTAAGCAAATTATAGAAAACTATTTAACCCTCCTGAAGGAAAATAATATACCAGTGTGGCGCATATATCTTTATGGCTCATACGCAAAGGGTGACTATCGTGAAGAAAGTGATATTGACCTTGCTGTTTTCTGGGATAAAGAGAATATTGACGGCTTCGATGAAGACGTTCAACTGTTAAAGCTGACGAAGAAGATTGATCTTAGAATCGAGCCTCACTCCTTTGCCAGAACGGATTTTGATAAATCAGATCCGTATATCAGGGAAATTCTGCAAACAGGGAAAAGAATTGTGTAA
- a CDS encoding UPF0175 family protein yields the protein MKTSKLSIPISEDVYSTLKIEGYTKAKLEKNAKQNLATSLFSEGVLSFGKAAELAGMNKWKFMDLLREKKIPFYESTDEELSDEYKAIYRITEEIKSEDCK from the coding sequence ATGAAAACATCAAAATTGAGTATCCCTATATCTGAAGATGTGTATTCAACTCTTAAGATTGAAGGGTACACTAAAGCAAAACTTGAGAAAAATGCCAAACAGAATCTTGCAACATCTCTTTTTTCTGAAGGTGTACTCTCATTTGGTAAAGCAGCAGAGCTTGCCGGTATGAACAAATGGAAATTTATGGACCTCCTTAGAGAGAAAAAAATACCATTTTATGAGTCCACAGATGAAGAACTTTCTGATGAATACAAAGCCATATATAGAATAACAGAGGAGATAAAGAGTGAAGATTGTAAGTAA
- a CDS encoding DUF3368 domain-containing protein, which produces MKIVSNSSPLIALSKIKRLDLIKDLFTSVYISEEVHREVYKVRKETSPTWIQVVKVKDRMAVEALDAIVDRGEAETIILAKEKDINLVLMDDRKGINIAKRMNLEPIRTTALIGIAYKKGLFSDLKEELFNLRDKGYWITDYYIEEIIKRFRKK; this is translated from the coding sequence GTGAAGATTGTAAGTAATTCTTCTCCTCTTATCGCACTTTCAAAGATTAAGCGATTAGACCTTATTAAAGATTTATTCACATCGGTTTACATTTCTGAGGAGGTTCATAGAGAGGTCTATAAAGTTAGGAAAGAAACTTCTCCTACATGGATTCAAGTGGTAAAAGTAAAAGACCGTATGGCAGTTGAAGCCTTAGATGCTATTGTAGATAGAGGCGAGGCTGAAACAATTATTCTTGCAAAAGAAAAAGATATAAATCTTGTCTTAATGGATGACAGAAAAGGAATAAATATTGCGAAAAGGATGAATCTTGAACCGATTAGAACAACTGCCCTTATAGGAATAGCTTACAAAAAAGGACTATTTAGTGATTTAAAGGAGGAACTTTTCAACCTTCGAGATAAAGGCTACTGGATTACTGATTATTATATTGAAGAAATAATAAAAAGATTCAGAAAAAAATAA
- a CDS encoding ATP-binding protein codes for MIKRKKLSELKSHLNNKEITLLVGARQAGKTTLLRILEDELKLSGHKTLFLNLDIEADNVHFKSQDGMLKKIRLEIGNSGFVFIDEIQRKENASIFLKGIYDQNLSYKFIVSGSGSLELKEKIHESLAGRKRLIELPTVSFEEFVNFRTGYQYEDRLDDYFQIETEKTALLLEEYLDFGGYPQVVLSDRVEEKTKLINEIYQSYLEKDIRFLLDIKKTDAMTNLFRLVAAQSGSLINISELSSTLGIAAATIKNYLWYFEKTYIIKKVSPYFANMRKEITKSPLYYFSDSGMKNFATGDFGHVSQTRIGHLFENFIFNILWEKLQDSSYDINFWRTKDGAEVDFIIKGGSKIMPVEVKYRQIKKPETTRSLQSFISAYQPDTAFMVNLNYKDELRIGKTKVCFVPFYELISYDFKFPL; via the coding sequence ATGATCAAAAGAAAAAAACTCAGCGAATTAAAATCTCATCTCAACAACAAAGAGATCACCCTTCTTGTTGGCGCAAGACAGGCAGGTAAGACTACTTTGCTTCGGATTCTTGAGGATGAATTAAAACTATCCGGGCACAAGACCTTATTTTTAAACCTTGATATTGAAGCCGACAATGTTCATTTTAAATCCCAGGACGGCATGCTGAAAAAAATCCGGCTGGAAATCGGGAATAGCGGCTTTGTATTCATTGATGAAATACAGAGAAAAGAAAACGCTAGTATTTTTTTAAAAGGTATTTACGATCAAAATCTTTCTTACAAATTCATTGTCTCGGGTTCCGGCAGTCTTGAGCTTAAAGAAAAAATTCATGAATCCCTTGCCGGCAGAAAGAGGCTGATAGAGCTTCCTACGGTAAGTTTTGAAGAATTTGTCAACTTCCGGACAGGTTATCAATACGAGGACAGGCTTGATGATTATTTTCAGATTGAAACTGAAAAGACTGCGCTTTTACTGGAGGAATATCTTGACTTTGGCGGATATCCCCAGGTTGTGTTATCAGACAGGGTTGAAGAAAAAACAAAGCTTATCAATGAAATCTACCAAAGCTACCTTGAAAAAGATATCCGTTTTTTACTGGATATCAAAAAGACCGATGCCATGACCAATCTGTTCCGCCTTGTTGCTGCTCAAAGCGGAAGCCTGATTAATATTTCGGAGCTATCTTCAACACTGGGAATTGCTGCGGCTACAATCAAAAATTATCTCTGGTATTTTGAAAAAACCTATATCATCAAAAAGGTATCTCCTTACTTTGCCAATATGCGTAAAGAGATTACCAAATCGCCTCTTTACTACTTTTCCGATTCGGGTATGAAAAATTTCGCAACAGGTGATTTCGGCCATGTTTCCCAAACCCGCATAGGACATCTCTTTGAAAATTTCATATTCAATATATTATGGGAGAAACTGCAGGATTCTTCATATGACATAAATTTCTGGCGTACCAAAGACGGCGCTGAAGTGGATTTTATCATAAAGGGCGGAAGTAAAATAATGCCTGTTGAGGTAAAATACAGGCAAATCAAAAAGCCTGAAACAACCCGGTCGCTGCAAAGTTTTATTTCGGCATACCAGCCGGATACGGCGTTCATGGTTAACTTAAATTATAAAGACGAACTTCGTATAGGTAAAACAAAAGTATGTTTTGTGCCATTTTATGAATTGATAAGCTATGATTTCAAATTTCCTCTTTAA
- a CDS encoding PIN domain-containing protein encodes MNKSDRRILADTTVWIEFFRLHSNIGNKLELLIKEGSIWLCGIVMFELLQGVKSTKEKSVILATLSDLPYIEMSLSIWQKAAELSASIKRDGINLPLSDIFIATLAIEYSLQIFTLDKHFEQIPGVKLYKV; translated from the coding sequence TTGAACAAATCAGATAGAAGAATACTTGCAGATACAACGGTCTGGATAGAGTTTTTCAGGTTGCACTCAAATATCGGAAATAAATTAGAGCTACTGATTAAAGAAGGCTCTATCTGGCTATGTGGAATTGTTATGTTTGAACTTCTGCAAGGGGTCAAATCTACAAAGGAAAAATCTGTTATTCTTGCAACACTATCAGATTTGCCGTATATCGAGATGTCACTATCCATCTGGCAGAAGGCAGCAGAATTATCTGCTTCAATAAAAAGAGATGGAATCAATCTGCCTTTATCCGATATTTTCATCGCAACCCTTGCCATTGAATACAGCCTCCAAATCTTTACCCTTGATAAACACTTCGAGCAGATACCAGGGGTAAAGCTTTATAAAGTCTAA
- a CDS encoding type II toxin-antitoxin system VapB family antitoxin produces MRATLNIPDDLLSEVQKITGEKSKTKAITVAMKEYVRQKKIKELIALRGKIQIDYDWEKEEELEMKAQKEREELFEQIR; encoded by the coding sequence ATGCGTGCAACATTAAACATACCCGATGATCTCCTCTCCGAGGTACAGAAAATTACCGGTGAAAAGTCCAAGACAAAGGCAATTACCGTTGCCATGAAGGAATATGTCAGGCAGAAGAAGATTAAAGAGCTTATTGCGCTCAGGGGGAAGATTCAGATTGATTACGATTGGGAGAAAGAGGAAGAACTTGAGATGAAAGCACAGAAAGAGAGGGAAGAGCTTTTTGAACAAATCAGATAG
- a CDS encoding TM1812 family CRISPR-associated protein, translating into MKKILIAFLGNAQYQETIYQIEDKQYKDQLAFIPIYKHFSPVETAYVIGTKESRWELLENFPHKRIEIPYGRSETDFWEMFDILTRDLKLKNTEVVFDITHCFRAIPLFAVIYIRFLKYVEPTAKFIHIFYGSFEKTYDITPIVDLASTLELLDWIDATTSFIKYGELEDLSLRIKETNDRIWKSGIDSKPKMLGEFSKRLEGLSHLSRLTYIPLLPDTSKEMSDLMNRKEFNDEILRFVKPFSLLTDSLVKYTTRFARPSIWESHLEAAKFYLENKRPTQSLLVLRETILTRLCEKDGCDPYDIESREERENELNEQRRMSKKPLVKLWGKITDARNRAGHALMKRPSKDLSPQKAIMKVGHLIKETEDILGGKLD; encoded by the coding sequence ATGAAGAAAATTCTCATAGCGTTTCTTGGCAATGCTCAATATCAGGAAACAATTTATCAAATTGAGGATAAGCAGTACAAAGATCAACTTGCCTTTATCCCAATCTATAAGCATTTTTCCCCTGTTGAAACTGCTTATGTCATAGGCACAAAAGAATCCAGATGGGAATTACTTGAGAATTTTCCACACAAACGGATTGAGATTCCTTATGGCAGAAGTGAAACAGATTTCTGGGAAATGTTTGATATTTTGACACGGGATCTTAAATTAAAAAATACCGAGGTTGTTTTCGACATAACGCACTGTTTTAGAGCAATCCCTCTATTTGCTGTTATTTATATACGTTTTTTGAAGTATGTTGAGCCAACTGCAAAATTCATCCACATCTTTTACGGTAGCTTTGAAAAAACGTATGATATAACTCCAATTGTTGACCTTGCATCAACTCTAGAACTCCTTGACTGGATTGATGCGACTACATCTTTTATCAAATATGGTGAACTTGAAGACTTGTCATTAAGAATAAAAGAAACAAACGACAGAATTTGGAAAAGTGGCATCGACTCAAAACCTAAAATGCTTGGAGAGTTCTCGAAAAGACTCGAAGGGCTCTCTCATTTATCCCGGCTTACATATATACCTTTACTTCCGGATACAAGCAAAGAAATGTCAGATCTTATGAACAGGAAAGAATTTAATGATGAAATATTGCGTTTTGTAAAGCCTTTTAGTTTGTTAACCGATAGCCTTGTAAAATATACTACCCGTTTTGCAAGACCTTCAATATGGGAGTCTCATCTTGAAGCTGCAAAGTTTTATCTTGAAAATAAAAGGCCAACTCAGAGTTTATTGGTATTGCGTGAAACTATTTTAACTCGATTATGCGAAAAAGATGGATGCGACCCATACGATATTGAATCACGAGAAGAAAGGGAAAATGAATTAAATGAACAAAGAAGAATGTCTAAAAAACCTTTAGTTAAATTATGGGGAAAAATTACAGACGCCCGCAATAGAGCAGGTCATGCTCTTATGAAAAGACCGTCCAAAGACTTATCTCCCCAAAAAGCGATAATGAAAGTAGGGCACCTTATTAAAGAAACAGAGGATATTTTAGGAGGCAAACTTGATTGA
- a CDS encoding CRISPR-associated protein Csx3, producing MIEISLESFYGTTAKLPELDSYIQKAQTLAGEGNDIILTGQAPIWLYLKVAHALHGKARKLIFRSPVTGDVLIFDHSPD from the coding sequence TTGATTGAGATCAGTCTTGAATCTTTTTATGGCACCACCGCCAAACTCCCCGAGCTTGATTCATACATCCAGAAAGCCCAAACTCTTGCCGGGGAGGGCAATGATATTATTCTAACGGGCCAGGCACCCATCTGGCTGTACCTGAAGGTTGCCCATGCTCTGCATGGGAAGGCAAGAAAGTTGATATTCCGAAGTCCTGTAACCGGAGATGTGTTGATATTTGACCACTCACCGGATTGA
- the cas1 gene encoding CRISPR-associated endonuclease Cas1 — protein MVVYVRTQGAKIVKEGKHLLVKKENTIYHTLFTYKLRQVVIFGNVEITHRALAQLMRNNIDTVFMSYNGRYLGRIAPPESKNVFLHKLQYQRLDDSAFGLRLARSIVIGKLANMATVLMRIKRTKNDLLPGQKAQEIRNLIGQVELADYIDSVRGYEGRGTALYFEAFPHGFIQHLGFTRRVRRPPTDPVNSVLSLLYTFLMNRVYAAVRITGLDPYPGFLHSIDYGRHSLVLDLMEEFRTIIADTLTLSLFNLKILQQDDFYTEKPEAQEIDTSAEEDMPDVTKDPVGWISGNETDSELFDIPEQRMNNNVHVSLPYTGKRPVKLYHEAFQRVIEAFEKKLTTSFYYAPADRKLTYEDVITFQAGHYRKVIEGEAEEYQPLLLK, from the coding sequence ATGGTCGTATATGTTAGAACACAGGGAGCGAAGATTGTAAAAGAGGGGAAGCATCTGCTGGTGAAGAAGGAGAATACCATTTACCATACCCTTTTTACTTACAAGCTTCGGCAGGTGGTTATATTCGGCAATGTGGAAATCACCCACCGGGCACTTGCCCAGCTTATGCGAAACAATATAGACACAGTTTTTATGAGTTATAATGGCCGTTATCTGGGCAGAATTGCCCCACCAGAATCGAAGAATGTCTTCCTGCACAAGCTTCAGTATCAGCGTCTGGACGATTCTGCATTTGGCTTACGGCTTGCCCGCTCCATTGTTATTGGGAAGCTTGCCAATATGGCTACTGTCTTGATGCGAATTAAACGCACCAAAAATGACCTGCTTCCGGGACAAAAGGCTCAGGAAATCAGGAACCTCATTGGTCAGGTTGAATTGGCTGATTATATAGACAGTGTGAGAGGGTATGAGGGACGTGGCACAGCACTCTACTTTGAGGCATTCCCCCACGGTTTTATCCAGCACCTTGGTTTTACTCGGCGTGTGAGGCGACCCCCAACAGACCCTGTGAATTCGGTTCTTTCCCTTCTCTATACATTTCTCATGAACCGTGTGTATGCGGCTGTGCGTATAACCGGACTCGACCCCTACCCGGGATTCCTCCACTCCATTGACTATGGGAGACATTCTCTCGTTCTTGACCTCATGGAGGAGTTCAGGACAATAATAGCAGATACCCTTACCCTCTCTCTCTTCAATCTGAAGATATTGCAACAGGATGACTTTTACACAGAAAAACCGGAGGCACAGGAAATAGACACATCAGCGGAAGAAGACATGCCTGATGTAACAAAAGACCCTGTCGGGTGGATATCGGGTAATGAGACAGATTCTGAGCTTTTCGACATACCCGAACAGAGGATGAATAACAATGTTCATGTCTCGTTGCCATATACAGGGAAACGTCCTGTTAAACTGTACCACGAAGCCTTTCAGCGGGTCATTGAGGCATTTGAAAAGAAACTGACTACTTCCTTTTACTATGCTCCGGCAGACAGAAAGCTCACATATGAAGATGTCATTACCTTCCAGGCAGGCCATTACCGCAAGGTTATAGAAGGAGAAGCGGAGGAGTACCAACCGTTACTGTTAAAATGA
- the cas2 gene encoding CRISPR-associated endonuclease Cas2 — protein MITLITYDITDPKRLTKTHKFLKEFGLNTQKSVFECDIDNVGIGIIREYCREKLDLAKDSVRIYKICNHCINKVIISGRGLKVTQLDYMVV, from the coding sequence ATGATAACACTGATTACCTATGATATAACAGATCCAAAGCGTTTGACAAAGACCCATAAGTTTCTCAAAGAATTTGGCCTCAATACGCAGAAATCGGTCTTTGAGTGTGACATTGATAATGTGGGGATAGGCATTATAAGGGAATATTGCAGAGAGAAACTGGACCTTGCAAAGGACTCAGTGAGGATATATAAGATATGCAATCACTGCATAAACAAGGTGATTATCTCTGGCAGGGGACTCAAGGTAACACAGCTCGATTACATGGTGGTCTGA
- the cas2 gene encoding CRISPR-associated endonuclease Cas2, protein MNMIVAYDIADPKRLSKVAKIMLDYGVRVQKSIFEVALTGVVFAEMKERIEKIIVHDEDGVKYFPVCEKCAGTVEIIGQGEFTDPDHEYYIY, encoded by the coding sequence ATGAACATGATTGTGGCTTATGACATCGCGGATCCAAAGCGTCTGAGCAAAGTAGCCAAAATTATGCTTGACTACGGTGTTCGTGTCCAAAAGTCTATTTTTGAGGTAGCTTTAACAGGGGTTGTCTTTGCCGAAATGAAAGAACGTATAGAAAAGATCATTGTACATGATGAGGACGGCGTGAAGTACTTTCCCGTGTGTGAAAAATGTGCTGGGACAGTGGAGATAATCGGTCAGGGGGAGTTTACTGACCCGGACCATGAATACTATATCTACTGA
- a CDS encoding cation diffusion facilitator family transporter: MIRNHQYNAHGYTHGVLDPLLLSTQRGIWCIKLSFLGLLATALFQSVIFLLSGSVALLADTIHNLGDAATTIPLWIAFRVARWKPTKRFTYGYGRVEDLAGVAIVFIILLSAVIVAYESIDRLSLPRTVEYLWAVVVASVIGFMGNEAVAIFRIKVGKEIGSAALVADGYHARIDGLTSLAVLFGAGGVWLGYPLADPIAGLIITAAILRILWKSGKAVFTRLLDGVNPEIIEEIKHTVNNAQGVEDVTQTRVRWLGHQLHAEVSIAVTPELSVERAHKIAIEVEHQLLHSLRYLSNVTIHVDPLSASGEEHHHPNEHEHNNLPHHSHK; encoded by the coding sequence ATGATTCGTAACCATCAATATAATGCCCATGGGTATACTCACGGTGTCTTAGACCCATTACTTCTCAGCACTCAACGAGGTATTTGGTGTATCAAGTTGTCATTTCTGGGGCTACTTGCAACAGCCCTGTTTCAATCCGTTATTTTTCTATTATCAGGAAGCGTGGCGCTTCTTGCCGATACTATTCACAACCTGGGCGATGCAGCTACTACCATACCTCTATGGATTGCCTTCAGGGTCGCAAGATGGAAACCAACCAAGCGGTTTACCTACGGCTATGGTCGCGTGGAAGACCTTGCTGGCGTTGCCATAGTATTCATAATCCTGTTAAGTGCCGTAATTGTTGCTTATGAATCCATTGATCGCCTGTCTCTCCCGCGGACGGTGGAATATCTTTGGGCTGTAGTAGTTGCATCGGTAATTGGTTTCATGGGCAATGAAGCTGTAGCCATTTTTCGCATTAAAGTTGGCAAAGAGATAGGGAGTGCGGCGCTGGTTGCCGATGGTTACCACGCTCGTATAGATGGCTTAACCAGTTTGGCAGTCCTTTTCGGTGCAGGCGGAGTCTGGCTGGGGTATCCCTTAGCCGATCCTATTGCAGGTCTTATTATTACTGCTGCGATATTACGAATCTTATGGAAATCCGGTAAAGCCGTCTTTACCCGTTTACTCGACGGGGTAAATCCAGAAATTATAGAAGAAATCAAACACACAGTTAATAATGCTCAAGGAGTGGAAGACGTTACTCAAACACGTGTAAGATGGTTAGGGCATCAGCTCCATGCAGAGGTAAGCATAGCTGTAACACCAGAATTATCTGTCGAAAGAGCACATAAGATTGCAATAGAAGTGGAACATCAGCTTCTCCATTCCTTGCGATATCTCTCTAATGTTACCATTCATGTTGATCCTTTGAGCGCATCGGGGGAGGAACACCATCATCCCAATGAACATGAGCACAACAATTTGCCCCATCACTCCCACAAATAA